The window CCTAAATTACCAGGAGGCAATGTGAGGACCGTGAGGGAGCCTTTGCCCTTGTGCTGGGTCTTGGAGGCCCCAGAGCAGGGTGACCAGGTGAGATGCTTTCTGACCTCTTAACTCAGAGGTCCTTGGGAGGTGAAGTCCCTGGTCTGAGGAGTGTGGCTCAGATGTGCAGAGGGTGGTCTCCCCGGAACCCCCAGTAGGACTGGGCAGACCCCCTCCCCAGGTAGAGGGGGCCTCAACAGAAACTTgctcctctgctccttcctgggaGGCCCGGGTGTGAGTCAGGAGGCATCACCTCCCCACTTTATCCTCAAACTCAGTGCGATGGTGGTGTCGGCCTGCAGGGGACAACCTCATGTTAGCTGAGGGGAGGGTCCCAGGACTTGCTGGGAGTAAATGTGAATATCTTGATACTGAGAGTAGAGAGTGAGCCCACAGAATCCGGCCCTGCCCCCTGTCATCCCTGAAGTCCCTGGGCAGGAGTGGCCAGTGGTGCtgccccctcacctctgccccaggctctCAGGGAATTCAGACCTAGTTCTGAGGTTGGCAGAAGGAGCCACAACCGGTCAGCAGCAGAAGGACTCACAGGATGTGCCAGGACTCAGGAGAAGGACCCTTTGGGTGGATGCAGGGCGTGAGGAGACCCTCACCCCAAAAGAGATGGGAACTTACAGTGTCCGGCTTGAGCTGTTTCAGCCCTAGGAGTCCCCGGTCAGGTCTGGCCGGATGGGGCCTGCCATCACTTCCGTCacgtggttgggggtggggtatcTCAGGGTGTGAGGACCTTGGTCTGAGGGGAAACATCAGGCCAGCAGAGGGAGGAGTCCTAGGATATCCCACGTGTCAAGGCAAGGACTCTTCATGAGGACCAAATGTACCCCGCCATCTCAGGAGAGGAAGGACCCCACCGGCTCCAGCTGACCCCTGTTCCCAGCCCTGGAAGGAACAGTCAGTGGTGGCCCTAAGTGCCGTGCTCACTTCCATCCTGGGTGGGAAGGTGGGAGTCTTCAGGGAGTTGAGGTCTGGGTCTGAAGGGCAGATGTCAACTCATCAtcccaggtgggggcaggggggaagaGCAGGCCCTGGCGGGAGTAAAGATGCATGGCCTCCAGGCACTGAGGGCACCTCCGCCCAGGGCAGAGGGGCCGATCCCCGCTGCCAGTGCTTCTGGGTTTTTCggggggagctgggggtggatGTTGTGTAAATGGATCCTGGGACCAATTTCCACGTAGGGGAGAGGTTCCCCAGACCAACGACAGTTCTCAGACAGCAGCAGAGTGTTCAGGAATTCAACTGCGTTCTGACACTGTCTAGCCAGAGATGGCATCGGACCCTCTGGTTCAGGCCCAGTCCTCCAagactgccctccccccaccacttcaGAAGCCCACCGCAAGGCAAGGTTCTTGCCTGTGCTGCTAAATGGCCAGCTGTAGGTTGGGGATTCCAACTCCCTCCTCCTTGGGTTTCCAACGCTGGTGACAAGTCGAGGCTGTTACGTGTCCTTCTGAAAGACCTGTCCTTCTGAAAGACCTTCAGGGGTTGCCACGCCCTCCTCCTCAGGTTTGGTtgatttgctagagtggctcacaggtCTCTGACAAACATACTACTTCCTAGATCACCAGCTGAACATAAAGGGCATGAGTCACGAagagccagatggaagaggtgcTAGGGCCAAGGTGTGCGGGAGCGGGGCCGACTTCCCCGCTCTCTCAGACAGCGCCACTTGCCCCAGCTCTCTACCTGCTcgccaacccagaagctctccaaacccatCCTTTTGGGGTTTGacggaggcttcattacataagCACGATtggttaaatcattggccattggcaaCTGAACTCAAATCTCcagcctttctcccctccctggtggtgctggggaggggccAAAAGATCCAAACTTTTAATCACATGATTGGCTCTTCTGGCAACCAGCCCCATTTTAGGTGCTTTGCAAACACATCTCAttcacataaaaaacaaaaaaagcacattCATCACTCTCAACACTGAGGACATCCCAAGGGCTTTGGGAGCTGTGAACAAGGAACTGTGCCCAGAAACCAAAGTCAATGACCAGAGGTATCCTTGTCCTGAATCACAGCAGGAAAGGggcctcctctcctttctctcccgcCTTTCAGGGAGGTGAGGACCTTGGTGTGAGAGGACGGGTCAGATCATCTGAAGGAACCACGCCTTGGCAACAGAGAGAAGAGTCCCGGGTCCTCCCAGGAGTCAAGGTGAGGGCCCGAGGGAAGGGTGAGGGGACCCGCACGCCCACAACAAAGATGGGACACCAAAGGAAACCTCGTTCAGCCCTAGAAACCCTGGGAAGGTCGATAAGCTTGTCCTCCCACAAGGCCACTGGGTCCCCACCTGTCACCCCGGCCCAGACTCCTGTCAGCTGCCAACACCTGTCATTATGTCCCTGGTTCAGATGAGTGAGCTCCGCCAGGCTGTGGAAGACCTTCAGGACCCAAGAGACGCCCAGGGCCTGGTGGATGTGCAGCAGCTGGAGGCTGAGCAGGAGGGGGCCGCATCCCCCCggtcctcctcgtcctcctcctcctcctcctcctcagtctcctcttcctaCTCTGCCGGTGCCGAGTCCCTGCGCCAAGGGGCAGAGCTTTCAATGATGGCTGACCTGGTGAGCTTCCTGCTCCTCAAGTATCGCAGGAAGCAGCCGACCACCAGGGCAGAAATGCTGAGTATCCTCAGAGCATACCAGCACCACTTCCCTGTGGTCTTCAGCCAGGCCTCTGAGTGCATGCAGCTGGTCTTTGGGGTGGATGTGAAGGAGGTGGACCCCAAGGAGCACTTGTACATCCTGgtccccaccctgggcctcaccTGTGATGGGATGCAGGGTGATGAGCGGAGCATGCCCAAGAACGGCCTCCTGGTGATACTTCTGGGTGTCATCGtcctggggggagagggggcgcCTGAGGAAGAGGTGTGGGGAGCACTCGGTGTCATGGGGGTGCATCCTGGGAGGGAGCACTTCATCTATGGGGAGCCCAGGGAGCTCATCACCAAAGCGTGGGTGCAGGAGGGGTACCTGGAGTACCGGCAGGTGGCCGACAGCGATCCCGCTCGCCACGAGTTCCTGTGGGGGCCCCGGGCCCACGCGGAGACCAGCAAGTTGCAAGTCCTGGAGCATTTGTTTAGACTCAACAGTAAGGGTCCCATTTCCTTCCCGTCCCTGTCTGAGGAGGCCGTGAGCAATGAGGAAGAGGGGGCCTGAGCCAGACTTGCAGCCGCGCTCCTTCCAGGCCCCTGTCCAGCAGCTTCTCCTGCCGGGCAGGAAGGGAGTCCATCCTTCACTCTGTGTTTGCAGAGCGAGCGGTCAGCCTTGGAAGGAGTGAGGGCCCGGGCCAGCTCGGGGGGCACGGCGTACAGCATCTCTGGGCTCCTCCCGTCCTTTATGGTGACGTGGAAATTGATCTTTGTTTCCTGTAGGTGTTTTTCAGTGCTGTTCCTATTAATAGAAGATTTAATAAGCTTCAGTATCTAACTTTGTGAATGACATTGATCACAACGTGTGTGTGCTTATCCAGTTCAAACACAacagttttcctcttctgtaaaggagactgaaatctctctcttttttttttttttttttcctgtcatccTGGATGACATAATATGGAATTGCAATTAGAATTGTTCGGGAAATGTGAGAGTAATTAGCAATAATATAGATGAGGGAAGATTTagaacaataaaagtaaaaatattaactcGCTTCTTATCCCTTCTTGTTTGTCATTTTATACGTGTAATATCCCTATGTTTAATTGGATTTCCACGGGTTATTTAAGAAAGTAGGAGAAAATCAGTCTGAATCAACAGGATCCCCGCTCACCGTCTCACTTCATCCGCACACATTCACCGAGCCTCTGCTCTCCGGAGGGCTCTGTGTTAGTGGGGACACTAGGAAAAGCAAGACACACCCCACACCTAGAAGGACAGGCTAGGAGCCCAGTCACATCAGGAAGATGGTGACATGTCCCTGAAGTCCCACAGAACAAGGGAAAGAAGCGGCGAGGCGGAGGGGGTCCGGGAGAGAGCACCCAAGTGCAAGTGCGCAGagccagggcaggtgggggcttTGGGAAGCTGGGCTTCCTTCCGTGGGAGGTGACGGTAATGAAGCTGGGTGGTGGCGGCGGCCAGACTTGAAGAAGGCGTGTTTTGGGTTTCAGAAGCCACAGTTCGGATGGAAGGGCGGCTGGGAGGGGGCAAAGGTTGTTCCTTGACTCCCTTCCTAGGAGCTCGGTGTTGAGTCCAGCTGGGAAcgctcccccacccctcagtgtAACCTAGCCTCTAATCGGGAGAATTTACTTAGTTCCATTTACGAGGCATGCTTTTTGGCTGATTAGCTCTTCCACATCCTACTGAGCTGCGTGTTCTCTAACATGACCTGGATAACAAACCAACCAGCCAAGTCCCAGAGGAGGGAGTGGAAGGGTCTGGGGccaaagaaaatcagaagcaACTGCCAATCATCGCGGTTCCAACAGGCAGCGCGCCCCGCGCGAGGTGCTTGGCGCACATCGCACGCACCCCTGCAGTCCTGCGGGCCGGGCCTCCTCACACCCGCCCACTGCACAGATGAAGACCCTGGGGTCGTGGGGCTCGGGAACCTTCCCAGGATCACGTGCTAGTAAGTGACGGGGTGGGGCCGAGACCCCTGGTCTGAATTCATCTAGAGCCCACGCTGCGCCCACCCATCGCAGCCTGCGGCCCGCCTCCTGACCCAGAGTCCACTTGTCTCCTCAGTGTCCTCATGGAGTCTGTCGGGTGACAGAAAGTAGGATCCTGAGGCCCAGGTAGTAAAAGCTGGACCAAGAAAGGAAGGTGACTGTGACAATCAAAGCCAGGGTGAGGACTGTCTGCGGTTTCTTGAGAGCTGACCCTGCCAGGTGGTGGCACTGCTGTCCAGTCCCAGCCCTTATCCCACACGACAGCACCCTGCCCTGGTCTCCTCCTTCCTCGGGGCCCTCCTGGCCAACTCGAACCTGACCTGCTGACTTGGTCAtcacggggggtgggggtgtggagagagagagagggagagacagagacagagagagagagagacacagagagacggagacagacagagacagagacagagagacagtcaCGGAGACAGACACAGGGACAGAGCGAGAGCCAGAGCGCGAGACTGGGCTTGAGACTGGGATTGGGATTGTGGTTGACTGCGTCTGGAAGGCCACATTCCTTATGGGATAACATCCCTAACGTAGACTTTTCAGAAGCTGGAGAAAAGGTAACACTAGGGAACATCCTGACACCGTCTCCCCGAccccagtgggggaggggtgcggcTGTAACAGAGCTTGCCTGGGGCTCCTTTGGAAAGTGCATTGCACCCGACGGCCCCTGTGCCATTTGAGCTTCTAAGGATGGCTTTCCCGGGTCTCCTTGGCCTTGGACAACTACGAAATGAGTCATCACTGGACAAGGAAGACTCCCCTTTGCTGCTGTCCCTGCGGGGTGCAGGTGGCTTCCGGGCAGACACAAGGCCCCCAGTCTGGGCTGAGGCCGTGGGCTCGGGCGTCCGCAGTGGACCACAGGCCGGCTCTACTTCTCCGTCGGGCGGATCCTAGGCCCACGACTCCACCttccccggcccggcccgggccttccctgccacctgccccgGGTCAGACGGGAAGAGTCCACGGCGCTGCACCGCAGAGCGCTCAGCACCGCCAAGGGAATGCAGGCGCCCTCCCACCTGCTCGAGCTGTCGCAGTGACCGTGCACAGCTGCTTTCAAGGACACTAAAGCCAGCTCCTGGGGGACATACAAATTTGTTCGTTCCAAGATAGGCTGGGGACCCCGTTCACATCCTAGTCTGCTGTCCTCAAGGACCTCTTTCCTGgtctggagggggaggcagatACACCCAAGGTCTCAGGGAGACAGGAGCACCCCATCTTGGGACTGGACATGCAAGGCGGGCTGTGGGAGCCTTGGGAGGGAGCCTGGGACCGGAGGAAGCCCTGACTGCCGAGGTGGCCTGGAAGCCGGGCCGGCCTTGAAGCCGGGCCCCAACATGCAGAGCGGCCTCTGGATAGAGACGGGCATCGCCACCCGACGAGGCAGCTTGAGGACACGCCCAGACAGGGGAGTTCTTGGCGGGTCCCAGAGCAGCTGGGGACTGGGTGCGGGTCTGGCCCAGGGCCCATGGATGGTGACGGAGAGCGCTTGGGTGGTCCTCTGGGCTGGCGGACACCAGGGGCTAAGGCAGGTGCAGCGGCCGGCGGGCCAGGCTGGGAAAGGCAGGCCTTGGACGTCGTGAGGGCTGGTATCGAGTAACAAGTGTCCTGAGCCATGGCTGAGAGCGACCCCTGGGGCGCTACACGTAGCCACGGCCCAGCCGGCCCCCCCactgggggggggcaggggtgcgtgggagggagggaggccgaCCTGTGAGGGGGCAGGCCCACCAGACCCAGGGTGTGAGGGAGGGCTGGAAGGAGCGGGCGGCAGGCGAGGCCACAGGGCTGGGATCGGCCCACCGATGTCCCAGCCTTTGGGCCCCCTTCTGAGACGCCCCCATGGCCTCCACTGAAGTTCGAACTCTAAGGACACGTCCCTGCAGGAGGGAGTGACCCGAACAAGTGCTCTGTAAACCTGTTTAGAGGCACAAAGACCTGAGCCCAAGCTCTAGTCTCGGCCTAGGAGCTCCACGAAGGCTGACAGTCCTCAGACTCGAGGGCCCCTTGGGAGAATCTCTTTCGAACCCCTTGCCCTCCCCTTCTGGAACAGGGAGTGGCCCTCAGAGAGGACAGACGCCTCTCCTtagcggcagagctgggatgaggACCTAGGAGCCTGGCAGACGGGCCTTTCCAGGTCCCATTGTCTCTCCCTGTGCAGTGACTAGGAAGAACAGCCACCACAGCGGCTACAGAACACGTGTCCCCCCAGACCACTGTCCTGTCTGTCCTGCCATCCGTGGTGAAGACGGCTCTCGGGCGGGATTTGTCCCATCCCACACCCAGAGCCTCATCTATTTTCAGTCACACGTGGACGGGCTTTCCGTTGGTCACGTCCAGCTCAACAAGTAGGAATTGTCCTTGGGAGTGAGTCTGTAGAGTAGGCCCCTTGAGAAGTACCGCACCCAGAGCAGGCAAAATTATTCAGTGTACCTGCCACCGAGGTGACGGCGGGACGGggacccagggctgggggtggggctggctcgGGGAAGGCCAGCAGGGCAGGCCTGGGAGCAGACCAGGGAAATGCTTGCTCTCAACACATCAGAATACATGCTGAACCCCCAGATCAAGGACTGCAAAGGGGAAGAAGCAGGGCAGAGCCGAGTTGGAAGCGGAAGGCCAGCAATCTGGCAGGGCAGGAGCCTAACCCCCCCCAGTGACAGAGGGAAGAGGGCCTTAGAGCAGCCTCAGGGGAGGCTGAATCCGAGGTCTGAGGGAGGTGCTCTGGCGCGGACTAAGGCCGGTGTTCTGAAAGTGAGTGCTCTCGGGCCACGAGGAGTTTCTATGGCAAGAAATGGACACTAAAGAGGATCCCATGTGCTctggagaggggtggggctgCGGACAGCGGAGCTCAAAAGGAGGCTCCAAAGCACAGGGGAGGATGCGGCCATCCACTCACGCGGCACGGGGGGAACcctatgtgccaggtgctttggTGACACTGAAGTGGGACGTGGGGAGTGCCCCCACACGCTCCCACACACAGCCCCACTCTGGGGACAGCTCGACCCAGGGGCAGGAGAACGGAACACTTCCTTACGGCCCATCAGAGCTGGACCGACCAGCCAGCAGGAACAGCTGGAAGAGACCAAGGCAGGAGctggtggcggggtggggggagggggcgctgcCAGCCAGCCCGGGCCAACCAGCCCACTCGGACCACCACTTCCGGGAGGTGCAGTCGCCCGGGGCCCATCTCACCCCTGCCGCCTTGGTGGTAGCCAAGCCAGGGccagccagggcctggccctTGAACAAATCGGAGGCTGGCAACAGGCCTCCCCAACCTTTGGGGATGGAAACAGGATCATGTCTGTCCGCCCACTcagggcctggcccctgggaaAAAGGTGCCTGGCAGCAGATGGGAGCCTTCTCCCGGGAACTTGAACATACCTTCCTACActtttagaaaacagagaagctGGGGGCTCTGTACccctcgcctcccctcccctcccctcccctcccctccgccagGGCTCCCTGTCCAGACCAACTCTGTGACCTCACGTGACACATAAAGAGGACGATGACCAAAGTCGCTGGTTGCCCTGCTACCGAGATTCTAGAATTCTGCGGACACTATTTACTGGGCGTCCCTGCTCAGATTGAAGGCACTTCTGCCCTGAGAGCTCAGTGATCTGGTCTCAGGGAGAGCGTGTGCCTGGTCTAGACTAGCTGCATGGCGAGTCAGAGCCCCGACGAGGAATATACGGCCACGGCGGCCCCCGCAGCTGATGGAGAGCCCCCAGCGGGGGCCCCATCGGGTTCATCCCCGGATCCAAAGGTGGATTCGAGGGGGATTTTGGAGAGGCCCGGCGACCAGGCCGAGAGCCAAGATCCAGGCTCCCAAGACAACCAGCCACCACAGGACCCAAACCCAGGTCCCGCCAACGTGGACGGAACCCATGGTGTTCTTGGGCTCTCCTTCCCGAGAAAGCTCTGGATGATAGTGGAGGACGAGGCCTTCACGTCCGTGCGCTGGAACGACAAGGGAGACATGCTGATCATCGAGGAAGACCTTTTCCAGCGGGAGGTTCTTCGCCGGCGCGGCGCAGACAGGATCTTTGAAACAGACAGCTTGAAGAGCTTCATCCGCCAACTGAACCTCTATGGGTTCAGGAAAATACACCTGCCCGGCACTCTGGGTCGCTCTCCGGGGAAGAAAAGGCTGATGGTAACGTAGACAGCCCTTCCGTCTCCCGAGTTCTCTGTTCCTGGAACAGCTTCCTAGTCCTGAGCGGATGAGTGATGTGCTGGGCGGGGTTCATTCCCGAGGGGGACTTTTTTCCTGTGAGCCAGTACTGAATGAAGGCTGAGGCAGTCCGGCGTGTCATGGAAGGCTCGCCCCTTAGAGATGCCCTGCGGGTGTGACCGAAGACCCAGGGGCCACTTCACGTCAGGGAGCTAGAGTGACACCTCAGCCCAGGCACCACGTAGCTTTAGTGAGCGCACACTCCAGGGCGAAACAAAACTTGCCAGGAATTTAAAAAGACCTTTTCTCCACAGTCAAACAAGACCTTTATGACGGAGGTGGGCGGGGAGGAGTGAATATTTCCCCCGAAATGACGAGAATGATTCTTGTCCTTTCAGATCTACCACAACTGCAACTTTCAGAGAGAGAAGCCCCTGCTGATCGAGAACATGCGGAGAAAAGGTGACCCGAGAGCAACTGCTCGGCCCGCTTCCAGCACAACCACcccaaagagaaagaagcaagccGTCCCACCTATGAGATGCACCCAATTTTTCCATCAGAATGACTCCACCAATGATGCCGACAGGAAGACCCAGAGGGAAGCCCCCCGTGCTCAGGTGCCCAGCGGCTTCCGGGCCTTCGTGCTCCCTGGCGTCTTGTCTGCCGGCCGGGTGGCCAGGTTGGTGGTAGTGCAGCGTCCCTCCAGCGAGCAGGGCGGCCCGAGTGGGGAGGGCACCTCCAGGAATGTCACGCTAGTGCCCCCGGCTACTGCCGGAAGGGACGGTGCAGGGGAGCTGCCCAGAAGCCCCCCCGTTTGCCCCGATCCCAGCTCGGTGGTGTCCACGTGCAACACGGGTTACTGCATGCTGCTCGCGGCCCTTCTGCTCATGGCCCCCAACCAGGAGGCCCGAGGCCGATGAAGAGCCCGAGGGCTCTTCAGATTACAAGTGTGCTCTCTGCGAACAGTTCCAGAACAACCCAAAGCGCTGAGCTCACAGACCACTAGAGACACACGAAGAGCACCGTCCTGTAACCATGAACATTTTGGGctttaataaagaaaagcaaaactcccCGGGACTAAATAAACAATCTGCGAGACCCGCGGGTCCGTGTTCTTTCTCGCGTTCGATTCCGCACACCTCTCACCAGATAAGCCCGCGGAGGCTGGAGACCCCGGCCGGGGGCAGGCTTTGGTCCCCATCGGCCTCTTGCATCTGAAGCTGTGGCATCTCGGACACCCGCCCAAGGAGGTGGGGAGCGAGCACTGAGGCGAGCCCAGGAAGGTCTGGTCCGCTGGGCCGGGCCTGCCCGTCAGGGGACAGACAGCCTGGCTTCTGACCTCGGGGGTGTCTCCCCCCCATTACTCATG is drawn from Camelus ferus isolate YT-003-E chromosome X, BCGSAC_Cfer_1.0, whole genome shotgun sequence and contains these coding sequences:
- the LOC102511174 gene encoding LOW QUALITY PROTEIN: melanoma-associated antigen 8 (The sequence of the model RefSeq protein was modified relative to this genomic sequence to represent the inferred CDS: substituted 1 base at 1 genomic stop codon), with the translated sequence MGRHHLRQHFLTSGSQRDWGPGLRGGASGALRRESRFLPGVKARALRKDWGHPGLQNRGDPKISTPAGSPRRPQAGRAHGSVPGLPRPGLGGTGALVWGAKPQGGEDLGVRGRVRSSEGTTPWQQREESRVLPGVKMSELRQAVEDLQDPRDAQGLVDVQQLEAEQEGAASPRSSSSSSSSSSSVSSSYSAGAESLRQGAELSMMADLVSFLLLKYRRKQPTTRAEMLSILRAYQHHFPVVFSQASECMQLVFGVDVKEVDPKEHLYILVPTLGLTCDGMQGDERSMPKNGLLVILLGVIVLGGEGAPEEEVWGALGVMGVHPGREHFIYGEPRELITKAWVQEGYLEYRQVADSDPARHEFLWGPRAHAETSKLQVLEHLFRLNSKGPISFPSLSEEAVSNEEEGAXARLAAALLPGPCPAASPAGQEGSPSFTLCLQSERSALEGVRARASSGGTAYSISGLLPSFMWTTGRLYFSVGRILGPRLHLPRPGPGLPCHLPRVRREESTALHRRALSTAKGMQAPSHLLELSQ
- the LOC102510950 gene encoding LOW QUALITY PROTEIN: heat shock transcription factor, X-linked member 3 (The sequence of the model RefSeq protein was modified relative to this genomic sequence to represent the inferred CDS: deleted 1 base in 1 codon) gives rise to the protein MASQSPDEEYTATAAPAADGEPPAGAPSGSSPDPKVDSRGILERPGDQAESQDPGSQDNQPPQDPNPGPANVDGTHGVLGLSFPRKLWMIVEDEAFTSVRWNDKGDMLIIEEDLFQREVLRRRGADRIFETDSLKSFIRQLNLYGFRKIHLPGTLGRSPGKKRLMIYHNCNFQREKPLLIENMRRKGDPRATARPASSTTTPKRKKQAVPPMRCTQFFHQNDSTNDADRKTQREAPRAQVPSGFRAFVLPGVLSAGRVARLVVVQRPSSEQGGPSGEGTSRNVTLVPPATAGRDGAGELPRSPPVCPDPSSVVSTCNTGYCMLLAALLLMAPNQRPEADEEPEGSSDYKCALCEQFQNNPKR